One Acetobacterium sp. KB-1 DNA segment encodes these proteins:
- a CDS encoding response regulator — protein sequence MAGQDNSGLVKQNKLFEAFFEMVPDLLFLTDAQGIILEYRAKKASDLYIPPEAFINKKINTVLPANVNDLFTHAMLMARTTGQMQTFEYDLSNSDGKHHFECRLSWLAESENFVEVIRDISERYQMEEDLKNARKLLEQRLVEREVEQKFIVDQLYLHTQLIREISQMESGINGDINRFAKEITELLGNRLETDRVSIWQYKNEMTMMECLDLYVKKEKTHIRKMTMNMVDQPLTFEHLIKNRYMIVDKESAEPQEKDYWQAYMKPLGGTTLLVCSILCNGRSIGSIGFMHVNKNHAWGSDEITFSCHIADQIGTAFLNQERIEITKALRQSEAFLNRAQEVSKTGHWHFDINANNLTWSNETYRIFGVDMGKPQTYETYMDLVYPEDRNKIAETWQEKSVQGRSFTILHRIISGDEVRWVEERSEFEFDSDGAPVASWGTVADVTEKMKYLEELESYQKHLEEMVVSRTTELEMAKLEAEAASQAKSSFLSNMSHEIRTPMNAIIGLAHLIKRDPLTMRQEEQLGKLTEAANHLLQIINDVLDLSKIEAGKMRMDAHDFEPDREINSVCNILGDQVAKKNLNLLVDVDHIPTVLRGDSVRFGQILLNLMSNAVKFTETGCIKVVARIMKQEKKQIRLRFEVWDTGIGMSKEQLKNLFQDFVQADESMTRLYGGTGLGLAISYRLVKFLGGEIGAKSELGQGSQFWFELPFEISTALPKNRISMKSSKEMRVLVIDDMPEARDLMISMLSDFGIQCEAVSSGSEGLAAVVQADQMMNPYRLVLMDLKMPVMDGIDTALMLQSLELKTRPTVYLITGYGNQISYEEAQRAGISRILIKPMTPSTLNDALMELLENNRVSKMPSSLNELEDHLKTYEQMRILIVEDNLINQEIVGQLLEPFKLVIELAQNGQEAIDKIKQAKFDLILMDVQMPVMDGLEATARIRAMPGWETVPILAMTANAFEEDRRLCIEAGMNDHLVKPVEPEILYKCLIKWLPIKKTEGENEAPENSDKNETPRKNSLAEREQQNRLEVLWQVEGLNVEAGLKILGGDAAVYLRLIRQFGQKCQTDATNLLKQVSEQDDQSIMQTAHSIKGVAGNLGAEKIQEQAAELEQTIKAQSLNDQSEKLINNFVAELRHFADALPRERVFSENQQNDKGNDAQIDTIKNKLAVLLENNDTDADDLFEKHKDLLIVNLGDAGFDLERQIHEFDYQDALKTLRQVQKKK from the coding sequence ATGGCGGGTCAGGATAATTCAGGGTTGGTAAAACAGAATAAATTATTTGAAGCTTTTTTTGAAATGGTACCGGATCTTTTGTTTTTAACGGATGCACAGGGGATAATTCTGGAATATCGGGCAAAAAAAGCCTCGGATCTTTACATCCCGCCAGAAGCATTTATAAACAAAAAAATCAATACTGTTTTGCCGGCGAATGTCAATGACTTATTTACCCATGCCATGCTAATGGCCAGAACGACAGGTCAAATGCAGACCTTTGAGTATGATTTGTCCAATTCCGATGGGAAGCATCACTTTGAATGTCGCTTAAGTTGGTTGGCTGAAAGTGAAAATTTTGTGGAAGTGATTCGGGATATATCCGAGCGCTATCAGATGGAGGAAGATCTTAAGAATGCTCGAAAATTGTTAGAACAACGTTTAGTGGAACGTGAAGTCGAGCAAAAATTTATTGTTGACCAACTTTATCTTCATACCCAGCTGATTCGAGAAATCAGTCAGATGGAGTCGGGGATCAATGGTGATATTAATCGGTTTGCAAAAGAAATAACTGAGCTTTTGGGTAATCGCCTGGAAACGGATCGGGTTTCTATCTGGCAATATAAAAATGAAATGACAATGATGGAATGTCTGGACCTTTATGTAAAAAAAGAAAAAACCCACATCCGAAAAATGACGATGAACATGGTCGATCAGCCGCTGACATTTGAGCATCTCATCAAAAACAGATATATGATTGTTGATAAAGAATCGGCTGAACCGCAGGAAAAGGATTACTGGCAGGCTTATATGAAACCGTTAGGTGGAACCACTCTACTGGTTTGCAGTATTTTATGCAATGGCAGGTCGATTGGTTCGATTGGCTTTATGCATGTAAATAAAAACCATGCGTGGGGAAGTGACGAGATCACCTTTAGCTGTCATATTGCTGATCAAATCGGAACGGCTTTTTTAAACCAGGAACGCATTGAGATTACAAAGGCACTGCGCCAAAGTGAAGCTTTTTTAAATCGTGCGCAGGAGGTTTCAAAAACTGGACACTGGCATTTTGACATCAATGCGAACAATTTGACCTGGTCTAATGAAACCTATCGTATTTTTGGTGTCGATATGGGGAAGCCGCAAACCTATGAAACGTATATGGATCTTGTCTATCCAGAGGATCGTAATAAAATCGCTGAAACTTGGCAGGAAAAATCGGTGCAGGGTCGGTCGTTTACCATACTTCATCGAATTATTTCAGGGGATGAAGTGCGCTGGGTGGAAGAACGATCAGAATTTGAGTTTGATTCTGATGGCGCGCCTGTCGCCAGTTGGGGAACCGTTGCTGATGTAACCGAGAAGATGAAATATCTGGAGGAATTGGAGAGTTATCAGAAGCATCTTGAGGAAATGGTTGTTTCTCGCACTACCGAGTTGGAAATGGCAAAACTTGAAGCAGAAGCTGCCAGTCAGGCAAAAAGTTCGTTTTTATCTAATATGAGTCATGAAATTCGAACGCCTATGAATGCAATCATCGGCCTGGCTCATCTAATTAAGCGTGATCCTCTAACCATGCGGCAGGAGGAACAGCTTGGTAAGTTGACCGAGGCAGCGAATCACTTGTTGCAGATCATAAATGATGTGCTGGATCTTTCGAAAATAGAGGCCGGAAAAATGCGAATGGATGCCCATGATTTTGAGCCCGACCGGGAAATCAACAGCGTGTGTAATATTTTGGGTGATCAAGTGGCTAAAAAAAATCTCAATTTACTGGTGGATGTTGATCATATTCCGACGGTTTTGCGGGGAGATTCGGTTCGCTTTGGACAAATTTTGCTTAATCTAATGAGCAATGCAGTGAAATTTACTGAAACAGGGTGCATCAAGGTTGTGGCCCGGATTATGAAGCAGGAAAAAAAACAGATTCGACTGCGGTTTGAAGTGTGGGATACTGGGATTGGGATGTCAAAAGAACAGCTAAAAAACCTGTTCCAGGATTTTGTCCAGGCTGATGAATCAATGACCCGTTTGTATGGGGGAACTGGTCTGGGGTTGGCGATTAGCTATCGTTTGGTAAAATTTTTAGGTGGGGAAATTGGGGCTAAAAGTGAGCTGGGTCAGGGAAGTCAGTTCTGGTTTGAGTTGCCCTTTGAAATATCGACAGCGCTTCCTAAAAATAGAATCAGCATGAAATCTTCGAAGGAAATGCGGGTTCTGGTGATTGATGACATGCCAGAAGCCCGGGATCTGATGATCAGTATGCTATCTGATTTTGGAATCCAGTGTGAGGCGGTCAGTTCGGGAAGTGAAGGATTAGCCGCGGTGGTGCAAGCTGACCAGATGATGAACCCCTATCGACTGGTATTGATGGATCTCAAAATGCCGGTTATGGATGGTATTGACACAGCACTGATGCTTCAATCGCTGGAACTGAAAACCAGGCCGACAGTTTATCTGATTACCGGCTATGGCAATCAGATATCCTATGAAGAAGCGCAGCGTGCCGGAATCAGCCGGATTCTGATCAAACCGATGACACCATCAACCCTTAATGATGCATTAATGGAACTGCTTGAAAATAATCGCGTATCAAAGATGCCATCATCGCTAAACGAATTAGAGGATCATTTGAAAACTTACGAGCAGATGAGGATACTGATTGTTGAGGATAATCTGATTAATCAGGAAATTGTCGGGCAGCTTCTGGAACCCTTTAAACTTGTGATTGAGTTAGCCCAAAATGGTCAGGAAGCAATTGATAAAATTAAACAAGCTAAGTTTGATTTGATTTTGATGGATGTTCAGATGCCAGTAATGGATGGGTTGGAGGCGACGGCACGGATTAGAGCGATGCCGGGTTGGGAAACGGTACCTATTTTAGCGATGACGGCCAATGCTTTTGAAGAAGATCGGCGTCTTTGTATTGAGGCAGGGATGAACGACCATCTGGTAAAACCGGTGGAACCGGAGATTTTATACAAATGTTTGATCAAGTGGCTGCCGATAAAAAAAACTGAAGGTGAAAATGAAGCGCCAGAAAATAGTGATAAAAATGAAACACCGAGAAAGAATTCATTAGCAGAACGAGAGCAACAGAATCGGTTAGAAGTCCTTTGGCAGGTGGAAGGATTGAATGTGGAAGCTGGTCTGAAAATTCTTGGTGGTGATGCCGCCGTCTATTTGCGGTTGATCCGGCAGTTTGGTCAAAAATGTCAGACGGACGCAACAAATCTCCTGAAGCAGGTGTCCGAGCAGGATGACCAAAGCATTATGCAAACGGCTCATTCAATTAAGGGTGTGGCTGGAAATTTGGGTGCTGAAAAAATACAGGAGCAGGCGGCTGAATTGGAACAGACAATAAAGGCCCAGTCGTTAAACGATCAATCTGAGAAGTTAATTAATAACTTTGTCGCAGAATTAAGACATTTTGCGGATGCTTTGCCGAGAGAAAGAGTTTTCTCCGAGAACCAACAAAATGACAAAGGAAACGATGCTCAAATTGATACAATTAAGAACAAGTTGGCAGTTTTGCTTGAAAATAATGACACTGACGCTGATGATTTATTTGAGAAGCACAAAGACTTGTTGATTGTTAACTTAGGCGATGCGGGATTTGATCTGGAAAGACAGATTCATGAATTTGATTACCAGGATGCTCTGAAGACTTTGCGACAGGTTCAAAAGAAAAAATGA
- the speD gene encoding adenosylmethionine decarboxylase, protein MDNKLKLNGFNNLTKSLSFNIYDVCYAKSEREQRDYIAYIDEQYNSDRLTKILYRVTEMIGARVLNVSKQDYDPQGASVTFLIAEETFLREYREDSVKQTDLQGDTVVAHLDKSHVTVHTYPEYHPDTSIATFRVDIDVATCGEITPLSTLDFLIGSFDSDIITMDYRVRGFTRDVSGKKLFMDHKITSIQDYVDDKTLKEYDAIDINVYQSNLFHTKMMLKEIILQNYLFNTDAYELPPRTRLQITENLRREMIEIFSGSNVY, encoded by the coding sequence ATGGATAATAAATTAAAGTTGAATGGTTTTAACAATTTGACAAAATCGTTGAGTTTTAACATTTACGATGTATGCTATGCCAAGAGCGAGCGCGAACAACGGGACTATATTGCCTATATTGATGAGCAGTATAACTCGGACCGCTTAACTAAAATTTTATATCGTGTTACTGAGATGATTGGGGCCCGGGTGCTCAACGTATCCAAGCAGGATTATGATCCTCAGGGGGCGAGCGTCACCTTTTTAATTGCCGAAGAAACCTTTTTAAGAGAATATCGGGAAGACTCTGTTAAACAGACCGATTTACAGGGCGATACGGTGGTGGCCCATCTGGATAAAAGCCATGTAACGGTCCATACTTATCCGGAATATCATCCGGACACTTCTATTGCTACCTTTCGGGTGGACATTGATGTGGCTACTTGTGGCGAAATTACGCCTCTGAGCACTCTGGATTTTCTGATTGGCAGTTTTGATTCGGACATTATTACCATGGATTATCGGGTCCGGGGATTTACCCGGGATGTCAGCGGAAAAAAACTCTTTATGGATCATAAGATCACCTCAATCCAGGATTATGTTGATGATAAAACACTAAAGGAATATGACGCCATTGATATTAACGTTTATCAATCCAATCTTTTTCATACTAAGATGATGTTAAAAGAAATCATCCTCCAAAATTATCTCTTCAATACGGATGCTTATGAGCTGCCGCCACGAACGCGGCTACAGATTACCGAAAACCTGCGTCGCGAAATGATCGAAATTTTCAGCGGTAGTAACGTGTATTAA
- a CDS encoding aminotransferase class I/II-fold pyridoxal phosphate-dependent enzyme: protein MPILAALNEFKRNRLVPFDVPGHKRGKGNPELTEFLGERCMTLDVNSMKPLDNLCHPVSVIKEAEELAADAFGAKQAFFMVNGTTSAVQTMVLSACKKGEKIILPRNVHRSVINAMILGGAIPVYVNPETNHEIGISLGMTLVAVEEAIRENPDAKAILVNNPTYYGVCSNLKAITELAHAAGMLVLADEAHGTHFYFGENMPISGMAAGADMASVSMHKSGGSLTQSSFLLVGEGMNAGYVRQIINLTQTTSGSYLLLSSLDISRKNLAVNGKQIFAKVTEMAQYARDEINQIGDYYAYSRELINGDTVYDFDATKLSINTLHVGLAGIEVYSILRDEYDIQVEFGDVGNILAYISVGDSRRNLERLVSALAEIRRIYKKDKAGMLQYEYINPAVAVAPQEAFYADKEALPLEKSGGRICSEFVMAYPPGIPILAPGERITTEILDAIEYLKDKGCFLTGPEDMEIKNLNVLKED, encoded by the coding sequence ATGCCGATATTGGCGGCACTTAATGAGTTTAAGAGAAATCGGCTGGTGCCCTTTGATGTGCCCGGCCATAAACGGGGCAAGGGAAATCCCGAATTAACGGAGTTTTTAGGGGAACGTTGTATGACGCTTGATGTCAATTCGATGAAGCCGCTGGATAATCTTTGCCATCCGGTTTCGGTGATCAAAGAGGCTGAGGAACTGGCGGCGGATGCCTTTGGGGCCAAGCAGGCGTTTTTTATGGTCAATGGCACAACATCTGCCGTTCAGACGATGGTGCTGTCGGCCTGTAAAAAAGGGGAAAAGATTATTCTGCCCCGAAATGTCCACCGCAGCGTCATTAATGCGATGATCCTGGGTGGAGCTATCCCGGTTTATGTAAATCCCGAAACCAACCATGAAATCGGTATTTCATTGGGGATGACCCTTGTAGCGGTAGAAGAAGCGATCCGGGAGAACCCCGATGCCAAAGCGATCTTAGTCAACAATCCCACCTACTATGGGGTTTGTTCAAACCTGAAAGCGATCACCGAACTGGCTCACGCCGCCGGTATGCTGGTGCTGGCGGATGAGGCCCACGGTACCCATTTCTATTTTGGCGAAAATATGCCCATCAGTGGGATGGCGGCGGGAGCGGATATGGCATCGGTCAGTATGCATAAATCCGGTGGGTCGCTGACTCAAAGCTCCTTTTTACTCGTGGGTGAGGGCATGAACGCTGGTTATGTGCGCCAGATTATCAATCTGACCCAGACCACCAGCGGTTCCTATCTGCTGCTTTCCAGCCTCGATATTTCGCGCAAAAATCTGGCGGTGAATGGCAAACAAATCTTTGCCAAGGTAACTGAAATGGCCCAATATGCCCGGGATGAAATTAATCAGATCGGTGATTACTACGCTTACTCGAGAGAGTTGATTAACGGCGATACTGTTTATGACTTTGATGCCACCAAGCTGTCGATTAATACCCTTCATGTCGGTCTGGCTGGAATTGAAGTGTATAGTATTCTTCGTGATGAATACGACATTCAGGTGGAATTTGGCGATGTCGGCAATATTCTGGCCTATATTTCAGTGGGAGACAGTCGGCGGAATCTGGAACGTCTGGTTTCAGCTCTGGCCGAAATTCGTCGGATCTATAAAAAAGATAAGGCTGGGATGCTGCAATATGAATACATTAACCCCGCGGTGGCTGTCGCCCCTCAGGAAGCCTTTTATGCCGATAAGGAAGCCTTACCGCTGGAAAAAAGCGGCGGTCGGATCTGTAGTGAATTTGTAATGGCTTATCCGCCGGGGATTCCGATTCTGGCACCCGGGGAAAGAATTACGACAGAAATTCTTGACGCCATTGAATACCTAAAAGATAAGGGCTGTTTTTTAACCGGTCCCGAAGATATGGAAATAAAAAATCTCAATGTGCTAAAGGAGGATTA